One genomic segment of Microbacterium sp. ProA8 includes these proteins:
- a CDS encoding Dabb family protein, with translation MSIEHTVVFRLVHAPGSEEEREFVETGRRTLTAIPGVTEFAVNRQVSPKSELTHQFTMVFADQDAYDAYNTHPAHVDFVESRWVPEVEAFQEYDFTRL, from the coding sequence ATGTCCATCGAGCACACCGTCGTCTTCCGGCTGGTCCACGCGCCCGGTTCCGAGGAGGAGCGCGAGTTCGTCGAGACCGGCCGGCGGACGCTGACCGCGATCCCCGGCGTCACCGAGTTCGCCGTGAACCGCCAGGTGAGCCCGAAGAGCGAGCTCACCCATCAGTTCACGATGGTGTTCGCCGACCAGGACGCCTATGACGCCTACAACACGCACCCGGCGCACGTCGACTTCGTCGAGAGCCGGTGGGTGCCTGAGGTCGAGGCGTTCCAGGAGTACGACTTCACGCGTCTCTAG
- a CDS encoding TetR family transcriptional regulator — protein sequence MAARSGATSEKAGGRRLDRATIISAGLELAETTGSASLSIRDLGAKLGTDPTAVYRHFRSKDDLMGALLDELTVRSLAAVTAPPEEWQERLRQLASATLDELSRYPTIGQEAIVLTTHGPGELDAIEFMLDAFSRAGLTGEHLVQHYALMATHVLSSAAGVARAQTARATSAPAESSPWFEGPLLVDPVQHPHIAQISPQLLALEDRELFALGVEWIIRSAERSALSA from the coding sequence ATGGCGGCACGCAGCGGAGCGACCTCCGAGAAGGCCGGCGGCAGGCGGCTGGATCGAGCGACGATCATCAGCGCCGGTCTCGAGCTCGCCGAGACCACCGGCTCGGCATCCCTGTCCATTCGCGATCTCGGCGCGAAGCTCGGCACCGACCCGACCGCCGTCTACCGGCACTTCCGCAGCAAGGACGACCTCATGGGGGCGCTGCTCGACGAGCTCACCGTGCGCAGCCTCGCCGCGGTGACCGCGCCCCCAGAGGAATGGCAGGAGCGACTGCGCCAGTTGGCGTCCGCCACGCTCGACGAGCTCTCGCGCTATCCCACCATCGGCCAGGAAGCCATCGTGCTCACCACGCACGGGCCGGGCGAGCTCGATGCGATCGAGTTCATGCTGGACGCCTTCTCACGCGCCGGCCTCACGGGAGAGCACCTCGTGCAGCACTACGCCTTGATGGCGACACACGTCCTCTCATCCGCCGCGGGCGTTGCGCGGGCGCAGACCGCGCGTGCCACGTCGGCGCCCGCAGAGTCGAGTCCCTGGTTCGAGGGTCCTCTGCTGGTCGACCCCGTCCAGCACCCCCACATCGCACAGATCTCTCCGCAGCTGCTCGCTCTCGAGGATCGCGAGCTCTTCGCCCTCGGCGTGGAGTGGATCATCCGCTCCGCCGAACGCTCCGCCCTGTCCGCCTGA
- a CDS encoding amidohydrolase, whose amino-acid sequence MAAAVADAQTPFADTVFTGGALFSSDLVTAGTQQALTGLAVAVRDGRIAAVCSEDAASALIGPDTHVVDLAGALLAPGFQDAHIHPMSGGVELLQCNLTGSEDAADALATIARYAADHPDAEWIVGGGWSMDHFAGGAPPRDALDAIVPDRPVLLASRDHHSSWANSAAMRVAGIDAASADPADGRIEREADGFPAGTFHEGATDLFAAVRPTVSADLAYAGLLRAQRDLLAQGITGWQDALVGDFPGIAGGLASYRRALAEGTLKAHVVGAQWWERAEGIEQLHEMIRLRDEIAALGREDRFSLGSIKLMVDGVAENHTAAMLEPYRDGHGHDTENRGLSFIPAEKLCEYATAADAAGFQLHFHALGDRAVREALDAVEAAAAANGDTDGRHHLAHIQVIDEADVPRFAAVGAVANMQPLWACHEDQMDELTLPFLAESAASRQYPFGDLQRAGVRLAGGSDWPVSSADPLAGVHIAVNRVAPLSDAAPLGGAHQRLDLASALAAYTSGTAYVNHRDHDTGYLRTGYLANLVVVDPNPFAVPAEELYACQVVSTWIDGERVYAREDAWPGSDAPSDASETGGRAIPTHVASHG is encoded by the coding sequence GTGGCCGCTGCCGTTGCTGACGCACAGACGCCGTTCGCAGACACCGTGTTCACCGGAGGCGCGCTGTTCAGCTCCGACCTCGTGACTGCGGGGACCCAGCAGGCGCTGACCGGTCTCGCCGTCGCGGTGCGGGACGGACGCATCGCCGCGGTCTGCAGCGAGGACGCGGCATCCGCGCTCATCGGTCCCGACACCCACGTCGTCGACCTGGCCGGCGCGCTGCTGGCGCCGGGGTTCCAGGATGCGCACATCCACCCGATGTCGGGCGGCGTCGAGCTGCTGCAGTGCAACCTCACGGGCTCCGAGGATGCCGCCGATGCCCTCGCGACCATCGCCCGCTACGCCGCCGACCATCCCGACGCCGAATGGATCGTCGGCGGCGGCTGGTCGATGGATCACTTCGCGGGCGGCGCACCGCCGCGGGACGCGCTCGACGCCATCGTGCCCGACCGGCCCGTGCTGCTGGCGAGCCGCGACCACCATTCGTCCTGGGCGAACAGCGCCGCCATGCGCGTGGCCGGCATCGATGCCGCGTCCGCCGACCCTGCCGACGGACGCATCGAGCGAGAGGCGGACGGCTTCCCCGCGGGCACGTTCCACGAGGGGGCGACCGACCTCTTCGCCGCCGTGCGTCCGACCGTCTCCGCGGACCTCGCGTACGCCGGGCTGCTGCGGGCGCAGCGAGACCTGCTCGCGCAGGGCATCACGGGATGGCAGGACGCCCTCGTCGGTGACTTCCCGGGGATCGCCGGCGGACTCGCGTCCTACCGGCGGGCACTCGCCGAGGGCACGCTCAAGGCGCACGTCGTCGGGGCGCAGTGGTGGGAGCGGGCCGAGGGCATCGAGCAGCTCCACGAGATGATCCGCCTCCGCGACGAGATCGCCGCGCTGGGCCGCGAGGATCGGTTCTCGCTCGGCTCCATCAAGCTCATGGTCGACGGCGTCGCCGAGAACCACACGGCCGCCATGCTGGAGCCCTACCGCGACGGTCACGGGCACGACACCGAGAACCGCGGACTGTCGTTCATCCCCGCCGAGAAGCTCTGCGAGTATGCGACCGCGGCCGATGCGGCCGGGTTCCAGCTGCACTTCCACGCTCTCGGCGACCGGGCCGTGCGGGAGGCGCTCGACGCGGTCGAGGCGGCGGCCGCGGCGAACGGCGACACGGACGGGCGTCACCACCTGGCGCACATCCAGGTCATCGACGAGGCCGACGTGCCGCGCTTCGCGGCGGTGGGGGCGGTCGCGAACATGCAGCCGCTGTGGGCGTGTCACGAAGACCAGATGGACGAGCTGACACTGCCGTTCCTCGCCGAGTCGGCGGCATCCCGTCAGTACCCGTTCGGCGATCTGCAGCGCGCCGGCGTGCGCCTCGCCGGCGGCAGCGACTGGCCGGTCTCGAGCGCCGATCCACTGGCAGGCGTGCACATCGCCGTCAATCGGGTCGCGCCGCTGTCGGACGCCGCGCCCCTGGGCGGCGCGCATCAGCGGCTGGATCTCGCGTCGGCGCTCGCCGCGTACACGTCCGGCACCGCCTACGTGAATCACCGCGACCACGACACCGGATACCTCCGCACCGGCTACCTGGCGAACCTCGTCGTCGTCGATCCCAACCCGTTCGCCGTCCCGGCGGAGGAGCTGTACGCGTGCCAGGTCGTCTCGACCTGGATCGACGGCGAGCGCGTCTACGCCCGCGAGGATGCATGGCCGGGATCCGACGCCCCGTCGGATGCCTCCGAGACCGGTGGGCGGGCCATCCCGACGCACGTCGCGAGCCACGGCTGA
- a CDS encoding ABC transporter permease: MNFLRTLVSPRGAVFLLLVILLAAVIVLNPDFAEPGQIMRYIQRVAPVAIVAIGQYFVIVAGEFDLSQGSLITAQVIIAGNLVGEDDSRTIPVLCLMIVIGLFVGLVNGLLTTLLKVPSFIVTLGMMLALLGLVLWWTGGAATGNPADSFRQIGRGGIRDIPFIDFLPWSVLILAAWLALGILITKRPLGKLLIAIGDNARAARYSGARDWWVTTRAFMISALSATVSAVLLVGYAGVHPSVGRGYEFIAITAVVLGGVVLGGGRGWIVAAVAGAFVLEALFLLLNIAGVPSSLRDAVQGVIIIAAVAYSGLVFRSRRRGGAPPTSPDLGKKPDAPVGAEVSASPALAAEGVAENSHHRNRGD, encoded by the coding sequence ATGAACTTCCTTCGCACGCTCGTCAGCCCCCGTGGCGCGGTCTTCCTCCTGCTGGTGATCCTGCTCGCGGCGGTCATCGTGCTCAACCCCGACTTCGCCGAGCCCGGGCAGATCATGCGCTACATCCAGCGCGTCGCGCCCGTGGCGATCGTGGCGATCGGGCAGTACTTCGTGATCGTCGCCGGCGAGTTCGACCTGTCGCAGGGCTCGCTCATCACGGCGCAGGTCATCATCGCGGGCAACCTCGTCGGTGAGGACGACTCGCGCACGATTCCCGTGCTGTGCCTCATGATCGTGATCGGCCTGTTCGTCGGGCTGGTGAACGGCCTGCTGACGACGCTGCTCAAGGTGCCGTCCTTCATCGTGACCCTCGGGATGATGCTGGCTCTGCTGGGGCTGGTGCTGTGGTGGACCGGCGGCGCGGCCACCGGGAACCCCGCCGACAGCTTCCGCCAGATCGGCCGCGGCGGCATCCGCGACATCCCGTTCATCGACTTCCTTCCGTGGTCCGTCCTGATCCTCGCCGCGTGGCTCGCCCTCGGCATCCTGATCACGAAGCGCCCGCTGGGCAAGCTGCTGATCGCGATCGGCGACAACGCCCGTGCGGCGCGCTACTCCGGTGCCCGGGACTGGTGGGTCACCACACGCGCCTTCATGATCTCGGCGCTCTCGGCGACGGTCTCGGCCGTGCTGCTGGTCGGCTACGCCGGCGTGCATCCCTCCGTCGGGCGCGGGTACGAGTTCATCGCCATCACCGCGGTGGTGCTCGGCGGGGTCGTGCTCGGCGGCGGCCGGGGCTGGATCGTCGCCGCGGTCGCCGGCGCCTTCGTGCTCGAGGCGCTGTTCCTGCTGCTCAACATCGCCGGGGTGCCCTCGTCGCTGCGCGACGCGGTGCAGGGCGTCATCATCATCGCCGCCGTCGCCTACTCGGGCCTCGTATTCCGCTCCCGCCGCCGCGGCGGGGCCCCACCGACTTCTCCCGACCTGGGGAAGAAACCAGACGCGCCCGTGGGCGCCGAGGTGTCCGCATCACCTGCCCTCGCTGCGGAGGGCGTCGCTGAGAACTCACACCACAGAAACAGAGGAGACTAG
- a CDS encoding substrate-binding domain-containing protein, whose translation MRRSLKIATTSVALVGLFALAGCTTDPNVAPPDSSAEPSDDGGANEWFDQELFDTQMAQREVVPEGPEDEPYLQYIDAEMVDTSQYASTGPKKACFANASISNPWRQTGWITMNQQLEVLQEAGAISEMETRDAQDSDDTQIADIDYFISEGNCDVFIISPNSTAAMTPAVERACDTGKPVIVFDRGVETDCPVTFIHPIGGFAWGIDTAEFLIDNLEEGDKVIGLRILPGVDVLEQRWAAAEHLFEEAGIEAVDHFTGADPAEIKSFISDELAKGDVHGIWMDAGDGAVAAIEAFEDAGVDYPVMTGEDEMSFLRKWKETELTGLAPVYSNFQWRTPLLAAQKIFAGEEVPKEWVLPQVPIEAGELDEWLEANDGMPDGHYAKFGGENLPGYPDVWQERQIP comes from the coding sequence ATGCGACGATCACTGAAGATCGCCACCACATCGGTGGCGCTCGTCGGCCTCTTCGCCCTGGCCGGCTGCACGACCGATCCGAACGTGGCTCCGCCGGACTCTTCGGCCGAGCCGAGCGACGACGGCGGCGCGAACGAATGGTTCGACCAGGAGCTGTTCGACACCCAGATGGCACAGCGCGAAGTCGTGCCCGAAGGGCCGGAGGACGAGCCGTACCTGCAGTACATCGACGCCGAGATGGTCGACACGTCGCAGTATGCGAGCACCGGGCCGAAGAAGGCCTGCTTCGCCAACGCGTCGATCTCGAACCCGTGGCGCCAGACCGGCTGGATCACCATGAACCAGCAGCTGGAGGTGCTGCAGGAGGCCGGCGCCATCAGCGAGATGGAGACCCGCGACGCGCAGGACTCCGACGACACGCAGATCGCCGACATCGACTACTTCATCTCCGAGGGCAACTGCGACGTCTTCATCATCTCGCCCAACAGCACCGCGGCCATGACGCCGGCTGTCGAGCGTGCGTGTGACACCGGCAAGCCGGTGATCGTGTTCGACCGCGGCGTCGAGACCGATTGCCCGGTCACGTTCATCCACCCCATCGGCGGGTTCGCGTGGGGCATCGACACGGCGGAGTTCCTCATCGACAACCTGGAGGAGGGCGACAAGGTCATCGGCCTCCGCATCCTCCCGGGCGTCGACGTGCTCGAGCAGCGCTGGGCGGCAGCCGAGCACCTGTTCGAAGAGGCCGGCATCGAGGCGGTCGACCACTTCACCGGCGCCGACCCGGCCGAGATCAAGAGCTTCATCAGCGACGAGCTCGCCAAGGGCGACGTGCACGGCATCTGGATGGATGCCGGTGACGGCGCCGTCGCCGCCATCGAGGCGTTCGAGGACGCCGGCGTGGACTACCCGGTCATGACCGGTGAGGACGAGATGAGCTTCCTGCGCAAGTGGAAGGAGACGGAGCTGACCGGTCTTGCACCGGTGTACTCGAACTTCCAGTGGCGCACGCCGCTCCTGGCGGCGCAGAAGATCTTCGCCGGCGAGGAGGTCCCGAAGGAGTGGGTGCTCCCGCAGGTGCCGATCGAGGCAGGCGAGCTCGATGAGTGGCTCGAGGCGAACGACGGCATGCCCGACGGTCACTACGCGAAGTTCGGCGGCGAGAACCTGCCGGGCTACCCCGATGTCTGGCAGGAGCGCCAGATCCCGTAA
- a CDS encoding ABC transporter permease, which produces MKRIRVDQTAIVLGILVIVIIVGAILVATVGRSFFSPGNIRDILTGMSVLGLVAIGQTLVILGASLDLSVVYVMSLASLIAATTMNGNAANIPWAVTLTLLVCAAIGLANGLIVTVLKVNGFIATLGVGLILQGVLNTNFQGSAGAVPWEFQTIGATGVGPVPVSTIIMLALAVLVWFLLDRTRTGAHLFAVGGDPEIARLSGVRTRPPLIAAHVLCSVFAGLAGLLLASRLGVGSPTVGQQGGYALLSIAAVVLGGTLLLGGRGSIWGTIGGVAIFAVVDNVMSVMQVNPFLKDVVRGVVIVAAVAVYSRRAIVRRRARFGPGGTRTGGDAAADAAAPAMAAASHALEAEAGATDAGPTTEGGTR; this is translated from the coding sequence ATGAAGCGCATCCGGGTCGACCAGACCGCCATCGTCCTCGGCATCCTCGTCATCGTCATCATCGTCGGCGCGATCCTCGTCGCCACCGTCGGGCGCAGCTTCTTCAGCCCCGGCAACATCCGCGACATCCTCACCGGCATGAGCGTGCTGGGCCTCGTGGCCATCGGACAGACGCTGGTCATCCTGGGCGCCTCGCTCGATCTCTCGGTCGTCTACGTCATGAGCCTTGCGAGCCTGATCGCCGCTACGACGATGAACGGCAACGCGGCGAACATCCCGTGGGCCGTCACGCTCACACTCCTCGTCTGCGCGGCGATCGGCCTGGCCAACGGCCTCATCGTGACCGTGCTCAAGGTCAACGGCTTCATCGCGACGCTCGGCGTCGGGCTGATCCTGCAGGGTGTGCTCAACACGAACTTCCAGGGCAGCGCCGGTGCGGTGCCGTGGGAGTTCCAGACCATCGGCGCGACCGGTGTGGGTCCTGTGCCGGTGTCGACGATCATCATGCTCGCCCTCGCCGTGCTCGTCTGGTTCCTGCTCGATCGCACGCGTACCGGCGCGCACCTCTTCGCGGTCGGCGGCGATCCCGAGATCGCGCGCCTCTCGGGCGTTCGAACCCGCCCGCCGCTCATCGCCGCGCACGTGCTCTGCTCGGTGTTCGCCGGCCTCGCCGGTCTGCTGCTGGCCAGCCGGCTCGGCGTCGGCAGCCCCACCGTCGGGCAGCAGGGCGGCTACGCACTGCTGTCGATCGCGGCGGTGGTGCTGGGCGGAACACTGCTGCTCGGTGGGCGCGGCTCGATCTGGGGCACGATCGGCGGTGTCGCGATCTTCGCGGTCGTCGACAACGTGATGAGCGTCATGCAGGTCAATCCCTTCCTCAAGGACGTCGTCCGCGGCGTCGTGATCGTGGCGGCCGTCGCCGTGTACAGCCGCCGCGCCATCGTGCGCCGCCGCGCCCGCTTCGGTCCCGGCGGAACCAGGACGGGCGGGGATGCCGCGGCCGATGCCGCGGCGCCCGCGATGGCAGCGGCATCCCACGCCCTCGAGGCGGAGGCGGGCGCGACCGATGCCGGTCCCACGACGGAAGGTGGCACGCGATGA
- a CDS encoding sugar phosphate isomerase/epimerase, whose protein sequence is MQRTIGVNTWVWTSPLTDDSLAELAPKIARMGFGAIELPLENAGDWDAGRTGDLLESLQLQPVVIGAMGPGRSLVDRAGNVAATQAYLRTCLAAARRVGASVVAGPFYAPTGVTWRMTGDQRTEVVAQLRRNLEPLVEEAAAEGLALAVEPLNRYETSVINTVEQALDALGPLLGSGLGLALDTYHLNIEEKRPEAAIRSAAGRIAHVQVCGSDRGPVGDDHTDWPATLAALDEAGYEGILGLESFTGENATIAVAASVWRPLASSQDDLAERSLRYLSALQAQH, encoded by the coding sequence ATGCAGCGCACGATCGGTGTCAACACGTGGGTGTGGACCTCGCCACTGACCGACGACTCCCTGGCCGAGCTCGCGCCGAAGATCGCGCGCATGGGCTTCGGGGCGATCGAGCTCCCGCTCGAGAACGCGGGCGACTGGGATGCCGGCCGCACCGGTGATCTGCTCGAGTCGCTGCAGCTGCAGCCCGTCGTGATCGGCGCGATGGGGCCGGGCCGGTCCCTCGTGGATCGCGCGGGCAACGTCGCCGCCACCCAGGCATACCTGCGCACCTGTCTCGCCGCAGCCCGCCGGGTCGGGGCTTCCGTCGTCGCCGGTCCCTTCTACGCCCCGACCGGCGTGACCTGGCGCATGACCGGCGACCAGCGCACCGAAGTGGTCGCCCAGCTGCGACGCAATCTCGAGCCGCTCGTCGAAGAGGCCGCCGCGGAGGGGCTCGCGCTCGCCGTCGAACCGTTGAACCGCTACGAGACGAGCGTGATCAACACCGTCGAGCAAGCGCTCGACGCCCTGGGCCCGCTGCTCGGCAGCGGACTCGGACTGGCGCTCGACACCTACCACCTCAACATCGAGGAGAAGCGCCCGGAGGCCGCCATCCGGTCGGCCGCCGGGCGCATCGCGCACGTCCAGGTGTGCGGGAGCGATCGCGGACCGGTGGGGGATGACCACACCGATTGGCCGGCGACGCTGGCGGCGCTCGACGAAGCCGGGTATGAAGGCATCCTGGGGCTGGAGAGCTTCACCGGTGAGAACGCCACGATCGCCGTGGCCGCGTCGGTCTGGCGCCCGCTCGCGTCGAGTCAGGACGACCTGGCGGAGCGGTCGCTCAGGTACCTCAGCGCGCTCCAGGCGCAGCACTGA
- a CDS encoding MarR family transcriptional regulator, giving the protein MTSPDTREARTEAVRALEAEFGELINRFRRIITENANRVSPGMLPGAYKVFTTIVRREGITLSALAEALTADKGQISRTVRELEQLGLIERTPDPDDGRSSLLSPTPFGLERLAEARAPQESLLVDALEEWPVDDILNLTRLLHALTLGERPAS; this is encoded by the coding sequence ATGACCTCCCCCGACACTCGAGAGGCGCGCACCGAAGCGGTGCGCGCCCTCGAGGCGGAGTTCGGCGAGCTGATCAACCGCTTCCGGCGGATCATCACCGAGAACGCGAACCGCGTGAGCCCCGGCATGCTGCCCGGCGCCTACAAGGTGTTCACCACCATCGTCCGCCGCGAAGGCATCACCCTCTCGGCGCTCGCCGAGGCCCTGACGGCCGACAAGGGCCAGATCAGCCGAACGGTGCGCGAGCTCGAGCAGCTCGGCCTGATCGAGCGCACGCCCGACCCCGATGACGGCCGGTCGAGCCTGCTCTCCCCCACCCCGTTCGGATTGGAGCGCCTTGCAGAAGCCCGCGCGCCGCAGGAGAGCCTGCTCGTCGATGCCCTCGAGGAGTGGCCGGTCGACGACATCCTGAATCTGACCCGCCTGCTGCACGCCCTCACGCTCGGCGAGCGCCCGGCCTCCTGA
- a CDS encoding sugar phosphate isomerase/epimerase family protein, translating to MAEHPVTLFTGQWADLPFEEVARLAASWGYDGLEIAASGDHLDLKRADEDDAYVASRREILDRHGLTAFAISNHLGGQAVCDAPIDFRHQAILRDYVWGDGDAEGVRQRAAEDMKRAARVARKLGIDVVVGFTGSSIWPYLAMFPPVPAEVIERGFEDFAARWNPILDVFDAEGVRFAHEVHPGEIAYDYWSSVRALEAIGHREAFGFNWDPSHMMWQNIDPVGFIWDFQDRIYHVDCKDTRMRPRNGRAGVLGSHLPWGDPRRGWDFVSTGHGDVPWEDSFRALDAIGYTGPISIEWEDAGMDRLHGAAQALDFVRSLLWKAPDASFDAAFSNQ from the coding sequence ATGGCCGAGCACCCCGTCACCCTGTTCACCGGGCAGTGGGCCGACCTGCCGTTCGAGGAGGTGGCGCGGCTCGCGGCGTCGTGGGGGTACGACGGGCTCGAGATCGCGGCATCCGGCGATCACCTCGATCTGAAGCGCGCCGACGAGGACGACGCGTACGTCGCCTCACGGCGCGAGATCCTCGACCGGCACGGTCTCACGGCCTTCGCGATCTCGAACCACCTGGGAGGTCAGGCGGTGTGCGATGCGCCGATCGACTTCCGCCATCAGGCGATCCTGCGCGACTACGTGTGGGGCGACGGCGATGCCGAAGGCGTGCGGCAGCGCGCCGCCGAAGACATGAAGCGCGCCGCGCGGGTGGCGCGCAAGCTCGGGATCGACGTCGTCGTGGGATTCACCGGGTCGTCGATCTGGCCGTACCTCGCGATGTTCCCGCCGGTGCCGGCGGAGGTCATCGAGCGCGGCTTCGAGGACTTCGCCGCCCGCTGGAACCCCATCCTGGACGTCTTCGACGCGGAGGGCGTGCGCTTCGCGCACGAGGTGCACCCCGGCGAGATCGCGTACGACTACTGGAGCTCGGTGCGCGCCCTCGAGGCGATCGGCCACCGCGAGGCGTTCGGCTTCAACTGGGACCCGTCGCACATGATGTGGCAGAACATCGATCCCGTCGGGTTCATCTGGGACTTCCAGGACCGCATCTATCACGTGGACTGCAAAGACACACGGATGCGGCCCCGCAACGGCCGTGCGGGCGTGCTCGGCTCGCACCTGCCCTGGGGCGACCCGCGACGGGGCTGGGACTTCGTCTCGACCGGCCACGGAGACGTGCCGTGGGAGGATTCGTTCCGCGCGCTCGATGCGATCGGCTACACCGGCCCCATCTCCATCGAATGGGAGGACGCCGGCATGGACCGGCTGCACGGGGCCGCACAGGCGCTCGATTTCGTGCGGTCGCTGCTGTGGAAGGCGCCGGACGCCTCGTTCGATGCCGCCTTCTCGAACCAATAG
- a CDS encoding MDR family MFS transporter, whose translation MATSTPATGSVATAAAGSTNSEEKRQHRKVLQALTGLLLGMFVSMLASTVVSTSLPVIVHDLGGDQAAFTWVVTATLLTTAISTPVWGKLADLFNRKLLIQIAIVIFVLATAAAGFSQDPGTLIAFRAVQGIGAGGLAALSQVIMADIISPRERGRYMGLFGAVMAVATVGGPLLGGLITDTIDWRWNFFIALPFAVAALIMMQRTLHLPARPKVKARIDYFGIVLLSTAVSLLLIWVTNAGKDYDWWSTETILMVGGALLAAVVFVIVELRSKEPLIPLTMFRNRTFTLAVIASISIGIAMFGTSVFLSQYMQLARGATPTEAGLMTIPMIAGLLLASIVIGGLVTKHGHWKPYLIVGGVLLIAGSFLLSTIEYDTNFVLVSLYMFLLGAGVGMTMQNLVLIVQNTAKPSEIGVASSGVTFFRSLGGTIGVSVMGAALATSATDLFAQRKEEIGAAIMTLGEKGAAIAAQLQSGTIPQVSALPEGIRVIVEDIYAQAIAHSFLIAVPLAVVSLIAIIFLPNKPLTRMTTSERVQASEADLATVSVAEGMDALTATATVKTQDAESSASAAPEQSRPAADEARSTRR comes from the coding sequence ATGGCTACGTCCACCCCCGCGACCGGGTCGGTCGCCACTGCCGCCGCCGGCAGCACGAACTCGGAAGAGAAGCGTCAACACCGCAAGGTGCTGCAGGCGCTCACGGGACTGCTGCTCGGCATGTTCGTGTCGATGCTCGCGTCGACCGTCGTCTCGACCTCGCTGCCCGTCATCGTCCACGATCTGGGCGGCGACCAGGCGGCGTTCACCTGGGTCGTCACCGCGACCCTGTTGACCACGGCGATCTCGACGCCCGTCTGGGGCAAGCTCGCCGACCTGTTCAACCGCAAGCTGCTGATCCAGATCGCGATCGTGATCTTCGTGCTGGCCACCGCTGCCGCGGGCTTCTCGCAGGACCCCGGCACGCTCATCGCCTTCCGCGCGGTGCAGGGCATCGGCGCCGGCGGTCTCGCCGCGCTCAGCCAGGTGATCATGGCCGACATCATCAGCCCGCGTGAACGCGGTCGCTACATGGGCCTGTTCGGCGCCGTGATGGCCGTCGCGACCGTCGGCGGCCCGCTTCTCGGCGGACTCATCACCGACACCATCGACTGGCGCTGGAACTTCTTCATCGCGCTGCCCTTCGCCGTCGCCGCGCTCATCATGATGCAGCGCACGCTGCACCTGCCGGCGCGCCCGAAGGTGAAGGCCCGCATCGACTACTTCGGCATCGTTCTGCTCTCGACCGCCGTGTCGCTGCTGCTCATCTGGGTCACCAACGCGGGCAAGGACTACGACTGGTGGAGCACCGAGACGATCCTCATGGTCGGCGGGGCACTCCTCGCCGCCGTGGTGTTCGTGATCGTCGAGCTGCGCTCCAAGGAGCCGCTGATCCCCCTGACGATGTTCCGCAACCGCACCTTCACGCTGGCGGTCATCGCGTCGATCTCGATCGGCATCGCGATGTTCGGCACCTCGGTGTTCCTCAGCCAGTACATGCAGCTCGCCCGCGGCGCCACGCCGACCGAGGCCGGCCTGATGACCATCCCGATGATCGCCGGCCTGCTGCTGGCGTCGATCGTGATCGGCGGCCTCGTCACCAAGCACGGCCACTGGAAGCCGTACCTGATCGTCGGCGGCGTGCTGCTGATCGCCGGGTCGTTCCTGCTGTCGACGATCGAGTACGACACCAACTTCGTGCTGGTCTCGCTGTACATGTTCCTGCTCGGCGCGGGCGTCGGCATGACGATGCAGAACCTCGTGCTCATCGTGCAGAACACCGCGAAGCCCAGCGAGATCGGCGTCGCGAGCTCGGGTGTCACGTTCTTCCGCAGCCTGGGCGGCACGATCGGCGTCTCGGTGATGGGTGCCGCATTGGCGACATCGGCGACCGACCTGTTCGCGCAGCGCAAGGAAGAGATCGGCGCGGCCATCATGACGCTGGGCGAGAAGGGCGCCGCCATCGCGGCGCAGCTCCAGTCGGGCACCATCCCGCAGGTGTCGGCCTTGCCCGAGGGGATCCGCGTGATCGTCGAGGACATCTACGCGCAGGCCATCGCCCACTCGTTCCTGATCGCCGTGCCGCTGGCCGTCGTCAGCCTGATCGCGATCATCTTCCTGCCGAACAAGCCGCTCACCCGCATGACGACGAGCGAGCGCGTGCAGGCCAGCGAGGCCGACCTCGCGACCGTCTCGGTCGCCGAGGGCATGGACGCGCTGACCGCCACGGCGACGGTGAAGACGCAGGATGCCGAGTCCTCCGCATCCGCTGCGCCCGAGCAGTCGCGCCCCGCGGCCGACGAGGCCCGGTCCACCCGGCGCTAA